A single Elephas maximus indicus isolate mEleMax1 chromosome 2, mEleMax1 primary haplotype, whole genome shotgun sequence DNA region contains:
- the FTCD gene encoding formimidoyltransferase-cyclodeaminase: MSQLVECVPNFSEGNSQEVIEAISRAIAQTPGCMLLDVDSGPSTNRTVYTFVGQPTDVVEGALNAARAAARLIDMSKHKGEHPRMGALDVCPFIPVRDVNMDECVLCAQAFGQRLAEELDVPVYLYGEAARTASRRSLPAIRAGEYEALSEKLKQAEWAPDFGPSTFVPSWGATATGARKFLIAFNINLLSTKEQAHRIALNLREQGRGKDQRGRLKKVQGIGWYLDEKNLAQVSTNLLDFEITALHTVYEETCREAQELNLPVVGSQLVGLVPLKAILDAATFYCEKENLFILEEEHRIRLVVNRLGLDSLSPFNPKERIIEYLVPDGRPEQCLVNKSLGTFIREVGARSAAPGGGSVAAATAAMGAALASMVGLMTYGRRQFEHLDAEMRRLIPPFHAALAQLTTLVDTDAQAFTGYLEAMKLPKNTPEERDRRAAAMQDGLKQAVAVPLSLAEMVALLWPALQELALCGNLACRSDLQVAAKALETGVFGAYFNVLTNLKDITDKGFKDQIHQRVSSLLQDAQTQAALVLDRLEARQE, translated from the exons GTGATTGAGGCCATCTCGAGAGCCATTGCACAGACCCCTGGCTGCATGCTGCTGGATGTCGACTCAGGCCCCTCCACCAACCGCACCGTCTACACCTTCGTGGGGCAGCCCACGGATGTGGTTGAGGGCGCCCTCAATGCCGCCCGGGCCGCCGCCCGCCTCATCGACATGAGCAAGCACAAAG GGGAGCACCCTCGGATGGGCGCTCTGGATGTCTGCCCCTTCATCCCGGTCAGGGACGTCAACATGGATGAGTGTGTGCTATGTGCCCAGGCCTTCGGCCAGCGGCTGGCAGAGGAACTGGACGTGCCAG TGTACCTATACGGGGAGGCAGCACGGACGGCCAGTCGCCGGAGCCTGCCAGCCATCCGAGCTGGGGAGTACGAGGCCCTCTCTGAGAAG CTCAAGCAGGCTGAATGGGCACCTGACTTTGGCCCCAGCACCTTTGTTCCCAGCTGGGGGGCCACTGCCACTGGAGCCCGGAAGTTCCTCATCGCCTTCAACATCAACCTGCTCAGCACCAAGGAACAGGCGCACCGAATTGCCCTCAACCTGCGGGAGCAAGGCCGCGGGAAGGACCAG CGAGGACGTCTAAAAaaggttcagggcattggctggTACCTGGATGAGAAGAACCTGGCTCAGGTGTCCACGAACCTCCTGGACTTTGAGATCACGGCGCTGCACACTGTCTATGAGGAGACCTGCAGAGAAGCACAA GAGCTGAACCTTCCAGTGGTGGGCTCTCAGCTAGTGGGCCTAGTGCCTCTGAAGGCCATCCTGGATGCTGCGACCTTCTACTGCGAGAAGGAGAACCTCTTCATCCTGGAGGAGGAGCACAGAATCAGGCTG GTCGTGAACCGGCTTGGCCTGGACTCCCTGTCTCCCTTTAATCCTAAGGAACGGATTATCGA GTACCTGGTACCAGATGGCAGGCCCGAGCAGTGCCTGGTAAACAAGTCCCTGGGCACCTTCATCCGCGAGGTGGGAGCCCGCTCGGCAGCCCCGGGAGGCGGCTCAGTGGCAGCGGCTACTGCGGCCATG GGTGCGGCACTGGCCTCTATGGTGGGTCTGATGACCTACGGGAGGCGCCAGTTTGAGCACCTGGATGCAGAGATGCGGCGCCTGATCCCACCCTTCCACGCAGCCTTGGCCCAGCTAACCACGCTGGTGGACACCGATGCCCAGGCCTTCACGGGTTACCTG GAAGCAATGAAGCTGCCCAAGAACACACCTGAGGAGAGGGACAG GCGTGCGGCCGCCATGCAGGATGGGCTGAAGCAGGCGGTGGCCGTGCCCCTGTCCCTGGCGGAGATGGTGGCCTTGCTGTGGCCGGCACTGCAGGAGCTGGCTCTGTGTGGGAACTTGGCCTGCCGGTCGGACCTGCAG GTGGCGGCCAAAGCATTAGAAACAGGTGTGTTTGGTGCCTACTTCAATGTGCTCACTAACCTGAAGGATATCACCGACAAGGGCTTCAAGGACCAG ATCCACCAGAGGGTCTCCAGCCTCCTGCAGGACGCCCAGACCCAGGCTGCGCTGGTGCTGGATCGCCTGGAGGCCCGGCAGGAGTGA